From a region of the Methanolobus tindarius DSM 2278 genome:
- a CDS encoding CPBP family intramembrane glutamic endopeptidase, which produces MKHKKLKGSWNLRDSFKKARTENIESVIPGLTDTYVISIAMLMIILAELLLYSGNYRAGVTLHVITLIALSVSSIWIDGTHVARSLQVLTLLPILRLLNMSMPVFSEMTINLYVYIYAPLIVPAYLVIRHQNISKETLGVHFKNMAKYVPLAFIVGIIIAQGEHFTIHAGNLIPDLSIASLLKISIIMIFFVGFVEELVFRSLIQTRFSESFGDFKGLLLASLLFGVMHSGYGTIYEIFFTGFAGLIFGYMFQKTNSLPLITLAHGLVNIFLFGIIPLMA; this is translated from the coding sequence ATGAAACACAAGAAACTGAAAGGTTCCTGGAATTTACGTGACAGTTTCAAAAAAGCGAGAACTGAGAATATAGAGTCTGTTATCCCGGGTTTGACAGATACTTATGTTATTTCTATTGCTATGCTTATGATAATACTTGCGGAATTGCTTTTATATTCCGGGAATTACAGGGCAGGAGTAACATTACATGTCATTACGTTAATTGCATTGTCTGTTTCATCAATATGGATAGATGGGACTCATGTAGCAAGGAGTCTTCAGGTTTTGACATTGCTCCCGATTCTTCGTCTTTTGAACATGTCTATGCCGGTGTTTTCTGAGATGACGATTAATCTTTATGTATACATATATGCTCCATTGATAGTGCCGGCATATCTGGTAATACGTCATCAAAACATCTCAAAAGAGACCTTAGGTGTCCACTTCAAAAATATGGCTAAGTATGTTCCTCTTGCATTTATAGTGGGTATAATTATTGCACAGGGTGAACATTTCACTATTCATGCAGGCAATCTTATACCTGATCTTTCAATTGCAAGTCTTTTAAAGATCTCAATTATCATGATCTTCTTTGTCGGTTTTGTGGAGGAACTGGTTTTCAGGTCATTAATTCAAACCAGGTTTTCAGAATCTTTCGGAGATTTTAAGGGATTGTTGCTTGCAAGTCTTTTGTTCGGTGTAATGCACTCTGGTTATGGAACTATTTATGAGATATTTTTCACGGGATTTGCAGGTTTGATATTTGGATATATGTTCCAGAAAACAAACAGTTTACCTTTAATCACACTTGCTCACGGTCTGGTAAACATATTCCTTTTTGGAATAATACCTCTGATGGCCTGA
- a CDS encoding DUF1616 domain-containing protein, translating into MPDKKHTPTDIKLVIALVLLTDIFVLIPFLSDSPIRTVLGLPMVLFLPGYALIAALFPGKDDLDGIERIALSFGLSIAVVPLIGLGLNYTPWGIRLVPILVFLTNFTILMSIVAVYRREALGADAFSVPFREMYESVMAEINEKPESRLDRILTIILVISILASVMTLVYVVVTPKQGEKFTEFYILGPERMADNYKTQLEIGESVDVVVGIVNHEYSVVNYSLVIRLNNETIETPPSLNHIALAHNVTWEKPVSFVPGITGEDMKLQYLLYRDDNMTEPYRDLHLWINVTEAA; encoded by the coding sequence ATGCCCGATAAAAAACATACTCCTACGGACATCAAACTTGTCATCGCACTTGTTCTGCTTACAGACATTTTTGTGCTTATTCCTTTCCTGAGTGACAGTCCTATACGTACTGTGCTTGGCCTGCCAATGGTTCTGTTCCTGCCAGGTTATGCTTTGATAGCTGCTCTCTTTCCGGGAAAAGATGATCTTGATGGCATAGAACGCATTGCCCTGAGTTTTGGGCTTAGTATAGCAGTTGTTCCTTTAATCGGTCTGGGTCTGAATTACACTCCCTGGGGCATAAGACTTGTTCCAATACTGGTATTCCTGACAAATTTTACTATACTGATGTCCATTGTGGCAGTCTATAGACGTGAGGCACTTGGAGCAGATGCATTTTCGGTTCCTTTCAGGGAAATGTATGAGTCTGTCATGGCTGAAATTAATGAGAAGCCGGAATCAAGACTCGATAGAATTCTTACGATAATTCTGGTAATTTCCATACTTGCATCAGTAATGACTCTTGTATATGTTGTTGTTACACCTAAACAGGGTGAAAAGTTTACTGAATTCTACATATTGGGTCCGGAGAGAATGGCTGATAACTACAAGACTCAGCTTGAGATTGGTGAAAGTGTGGATGTTGTTGTAGGGATAGTTAACCATGAATATTCTGTGGTGAATTATTCTCTTGTGATACGGCTGAATAATGAAACTATTGAAACTCCTCCAAGCCTTAATCATATTGCACTTGCCCATAATGTGACGTGGGAAAAACCGGTTTCATTTGTTCCCGGTATCACCGGCGAGGATATGAAATTACAATATCTGCTTTACCGTGATGACAATATGACAGAACCTTACAGGGATCTGCATCTATGGATAAATGTAACGGAGGCTGCCTGA